One stretch of Amycolatopsis sp. 195334CR DNA includes these proteins:
- the yajC gene encoding preprotein translocase subunit YajC: MEGLFLPLLLMLVVAIPLFLGSRKQKQAVARQQELQNNLAEGDRVMTTSGLYATVSDTSGDTTIDLEIAPGVVTTWLRQAVREKVEPVVEDDTDDDADSATDATIIESTTGIEESAKSDEDEKKEAEKAGPQIAPPLEHGKK; the protein is encoded by the coding sequence ATGGAAGGCCTTTTCCTGCCGCTGCTGCTCATGCTGGTCGTGGCGATCCCCCTGTTCCTGGGGAGCCGCAAGCAGAAGCAAGCGGTCGCGCGTCAGCAGGAGCTGCAGAACAACCTGGCCGAGGGCGACCGCGTGATGACCACTTCCGGTCTCTACGCGACGGTCTCGGACACCAGCGGCGACACCACGATCGATCTCGAGATCGCGCCCGGCGTGGTGACCACCTGGCTGCGCCAGGCCGTCCGGGAGAAGGTCGAGCCGGTTGTCGAAGACGACACCGACGACGACGCCGACTCGGCGACCGATGCCACCATCATCGAGTCGACCACCGGGATCGAAGAGTCCGCGAAGTCGGATGAGGACGAGAAGAAGGAAGCCGAGAAGGCCGGGCCGCAGATCGCCCCGCCGCTCGAGCACGGGAAGAAGTAG
- the secF gene encoding protein translocase subunit SecF, with product MGVEDQGTTTGAKQKKGSVFHRLYVGTGAFDIVGARKYWYVFFGLLMLVCVGSIGIKGFNLGIDFEGGTQIQMPAAGATGEVNEDRAKEVFAEAAGEPAAEAQKVGTGAAQTVQIRSDTLDAGQVAKVKEALFNAFQPLGANGQPSQQTISDSAVSASWGGEISEKALIALAVFLVLVTIFLAIYFERWMAVAALISLIHDIVVTAGIYSLVGFEVTPATVIGLLTILGFSLYDTVVVFDKVKENTRGLLGLTRRTYGEAANLALNQTLMRSINTAVIALLPVLGLLIIGYILLGSGTLQDLALVQLTGMLAGVLSSVALATPLLVDFKMRDPKFKQQAQRVKARRENLARKAAEREAAPDDDEFDASDDDQLNAELRKERAYAAAASVPARHQKATPRRGRPSGKQQPSGKRKR from the coding sequence GTGGGCGTCGAGGACCAGGGCACCACCACCGGCGCCAAGCAGAAGAAGGGCTCGGTGTTCCACCGGCTCTACGTCGGCACCGGTGCGTTCGACATCGTCGGCGCGCGCAAGTACTGGTACGTGTTCTTCGGCCTGCTGATGCTGGTCTGCGTGGGCTCCATCGGGATCAAGGGGTTCAACCTCGGCATCGACTTCGAGGGCGGCACCCAGATCCAGATGCCCGCCGCCGGGGCCACCGGCGAGGTGAACGAGGACCGCGCCAAGGAGGTCTTCGCCGAGGCCGCCGGTGAGCCGGCCGCCGAAGCGCAGAAGGTCGGCACCGGCGCGGCGCAGACCGTGCAGATCCGGTCCGACACGCTGGACGCCGGTCAGGTCGCCAAGGTGAAGGAGGCGCTGTTCAACGCCTTCCAGCCGCTCGGCGCGAACGGCCAGCCCAGCCAGCAGACCATCAGCGACAGCGCGGTCAGCGCGTCGTGGGGCGGGGAGATCTCGGAGAAGGCGCTCATCGCGCTCGCGGTCTTCCTGGTGCTGGTGACCATCTTCCTGGCGATCTACTTCGAACGCTGGATGGCGGTCGCGGCGCTGATCTCGCTGATCCACGACATCGTGGTGACCGCGGGCATCTACTCGCTGGTCGGCTTCGAGGTCACCCCGGCCACGGTGATCGGCCTGCTGACCATTCTCGGGTTCTCCCTGTACGACACCGTGGTGGTGTTCGACAAGGTCAAGGAGAACACCCGCGGCCTGCTGGGGCTGACCAGGCGCACCTACGGCGAGGCGGCCAACCTGGCGCTGAACCAGACGCTGATGCGCTCGATCAACACCGCGGTGATCGCCCTGCTGCCGGTGCTCGGCCTGCTGATCATCGGCTACATCCTGCTCGGCTCCGGCACGCTGCAGGACCTGGCGCTGGTGCAGCTGACCGGCATGCTGGCCGGCGTGCTGTCCTCGGTCGCGCTGGCCACCCCGCTGCTGGTCGACTTCAAGATGCGCGACCCGAAGTTCAAGCAGCAGGCGCAGCGGGTCAAGGCCCGGCGGGAGAACCTGGCCCGCAAGGCCGCCGAGCGCGAGGCCGCGCCGGACGACGACGAGTTCGACGCGAGCGACGACGACCAGCTCAACGCCGAGCTGCGCAAGGAGCGCGCGTACGCGGCCGCGGCCAGCGTGCCCGCGCGGCACCAGAAGGCCACGCCGCGGCGTGGCCGCCCGTCCGGCAAGCAGCAGCCGTCGGGCAAGCGCAAGCGCTGA
- the secD gene encoding protein translocase subunit SecD codes for MAPPAGQIRPGRYLAFFVLIVIGLYSLVFFTGDGKPTPKLGIDLQGGTRVTLTARTLDGAEPSQEALNQAKTIIETRVNGIGVSGTEVVLDGNNVVITVPGEQGDQAKNLGQTAKLGFRKVANVQAATPAPQQPPPGTQPPASQPPAEGQQPSGTPSAGQPGAARRRFRARRGPRGEPPAPPTPGSPEAEAAAIQAAKAVRQNPALVPANPADQAAAAAAQQLQQETLAQFQCLPNDPLRGNDDPTLPLVACLKDGSQKFVLEPEFLPGTMIDTAASGYDSQRGGYVVDLTFKADGTKVWGDFTSANVNKQAAFVLDTQVVSAPNITVPILDGRTQITGGFTQSEAKNLADVLKYGSLPLSFASSDATTVSATLGLASLQAGLIAGGIGLALVFIYCLFYYRLLGVLTILSLALSAVIVYGVLVLLGRWIGFTLDLAGVAGFIIAIGVTADSFVVFFERLKDEMREGRSFRSAVPRGWVRGRRTILASDAVMFLAAAVLYLLAVGEVRGFAFTLGMSTVLDLVVVFLVTHPLVALVSKSKALSSPKISGLGGVQRVGSQRRTAKVAGATVKEA; via the coding sequence GTGGCACCACCGGCCGGGCAGATCCGCCCGGGACGCTATCTCGCGTTCTTCGTCCTGATCGTCATCGGCCTGTACTCGCTGGTGTTCTTCACCGGCGACGGGAAGCCGACCCCCAAGCTGGGCATCGATCTCCAGGGCGGCACGCGGGTGACCCTGACCGCCCGGACGCTGGACGGCGCCGAGCCGTCGCAGGAAGCGCTCAACCAGGCGAAGACGATCATCGAGACCCGCGTCAACGGGATCGGGGTCAGCGGCACCGAGGTGGTGCTCGACGGCAACAACGTCGTCATCACCGTGCCGGGCGAGCAGGGCGACCAGGCCAAGAACCTGGGTCAGACGGCCAAGCTGGGCTTCCGCAAGGTGGCCAACGTGCAGGCCGCCACCCCGGCCCCGCAGCAGCCGCCGCCCGGGACCCAGCCGCCGGCTTCGCAGCCGCCCGCCGAGGGCCAGCAGCCGAGCGGCACCCCGTCCGCCGGTCAGCCCGGCGCCGCCCGCCGGCGGTTCCGCGCCCGGCGCGGCCCTCGCGGGGAGCCGCCCGCGCCGCCCACGCCCGGTTCGCCGGAGGCCGAGGCCGCCGCGATCCAGGCCGCCAAGGCGGTGCGGCAGAACCCCGCGCTGGTCCCCGCCAACCCGGCCGACCAGGCCGCGGCCGCCGCGGCGCAGCAGCTGCAGCAGGAGACGCTGGCCCAGTTCCAGTGCCTGCCCAACGACCCGCTGCGCGGCAACGACGACCCGACCCTGCCGCTGGTCGCCTGCCTCAAGGACGGCAGCCAGAAGTTCGTGCTGGAGCCCGAGTTCCTGCCCGGCACGATGATCGACACCGCCGCCTCCGGGTACGACAGCCAGCGCGGCGGCTACGTGGTCGACCTGACCTTCAAGGCCGACGGCACCAAGGTCTGGGGCGACTTCACCTCGGCCAACGTGAACAAGCAGGCCGCGTTCGTGCTGGACACCCAGGTGGTCTCGGCGCCGAACATCACCGTGCCGATCCTCGACGGCCGCACCCAGATCACCGGTGGCTTCACCCAGTCCGAGGCCAAGAACCTGGCCGACGTGCTGAAGTACGGCTCGCTGCCGCTGTCGTTCGCCTCCTCCGACGCCACCACGGTGTCCGCGACGCTGGGGCTGGCCTCGCTGCAGGCCGGGCTGATCGCCGGTGGCATCGGGCTGGCGCTGGTGTTCATCTACTGCTTGTTCTACTACCGCCTGCTCGGCGTGCTGACGATCCTGTCGCTGGCGTTGTCCGCGGTGATCGTCTACGGCGTACTGGTCCTGCTCGGCCGGTGGATCGGGTTCACCCTCGACCTGGCGGGCGTGGCCGGGTTCATCATCGCCATCGGTGTCACCGCGGACTCCTTCGTGGTGTTCTTCGAACGGTTGAAGGACGAGATGCGCGAGGGCCGCTCGTTCCGCTCGGCGGTGCCGCGCGGCTGGGTCCGCGGCCGGCGCACGATCCTCGCCTCGGACGCGGTCATGTTCCTCGCCGCCGCGGTGCTCTACCTGCTGGCCGTCGGCGAGGTGCGCGGGTTCGCCTTCACCCTGGGCATGTCCACCGTGCTCGACCTGGTGGTCGTGTTCCTGGTGACGCACCCGCTGGTGGCGCTGGTGTCGAAGTCCAAGGCGCTGTCGAGCCCGAAGATCTCCGGGCTCGGCGGGGTGCAGCGAGTCGGCTCACAACGCCGCACAGCCAAGGTCGCCGGCGCGACCGTGAAGGAGGCCTGA